The Ovis aries strain OAR_USU_Benz2616 breed Rambouillet chromosome 2, ARS-UI_Ramb_v3.0, whole genome shotgun sequence nucleotide sequence tggccagggaattcccaaaagaGTAAACGGAGGGTTAGAAAGTTAAAAGATTTGCCCAAAGCAACTAACAAAGCCAGAATTCAACATCTCACTGATCCCAGAGCCCATGTTCTTAACCTCtgtgtcagtggttctcaaatttcaaCATGCATTTTAGAATctcctggaaaaaaataaaagaatcactgTGGGACTTGTTAAAATTGCTGATGCCTGGTCCTTATCCCAAGATTCAGatatttttttgatatttcattgtttcccacaggatttcttaaaaacaaatcaaaatgatttgttttattgctataaatcaagcagtttattttaaaaagaacacagagAATTCTAGGGGCAAAGCCATGGACTTATCTATTACATGTTGAAACTGTCGACTCTGTGCTGTTGACTTAGGCAAGAGAACCCATCTGTGGGTGGCCGAACTAGATACTGGAGGAAAGACATCACCCACCTTACCCCACCATTATAACAAACTCTGGTTTTCAAACTGAGCCCAGAAAGCTCCAGAGCCTCTTTGAAGGGGCATTAAAGTCTACCTATGTGTTAGGGCGAAGCTGACCCAGCAGGGGACTCTTCCTCCGGCTGCATTCAATCAGAGCTgctctatttttatatatttctttttatgtttggcTTTTCATAAGAGCCCTTTCCAGGAAAAGAAGTAACAGCACAGTGAGCAGTTAGGAGCACAAGCCAGCTCAGTTAATAACTAACTATGTGACTTGGGATAATCcctcagcttctctgagccttagattgctcatctgtaaaatggaaacttcACAGGATTATTGTGAAGATTTAGTGAGACATTGCATATAAAAAAGATTCTGACCCACAGCACATGGTACACAGTATGTGTgtgtcaatcagttgtgtctgactctttgtgaccccatggactatagccattctctaggcaagaatactagagtgggttgccattcccttctctgggggatcttctcgacccggggattgaacccaggtctcttgcattacaggcagattctttaacatctgagctaccagggaagcccagcacacaGTAAGAGATTAATAAATACTGGTTGTGGTTGTGGTAGTTATTATTTTAAAGGATTCTGTGGCTGACAAGTTTGGAAGTCAATTTTCCCAATCCATCAAACATGGCACCATTTATAAGGGCATTCCTAATCTGATGAGAGACAACATGGTCTCTTCCCCCAAGAGACTAGTCTGATTGCTAAGACTTGACTTCATTCCCGAGAATTATCCTtcattttcattgaaataaaGTCACAACTGGTACCAGTCATTCATTTCCCAGTCCCTCCCCCGAAGCACACGTACAGCCCAGCTTCCTGTCAGAGGATCCCTTCCAGATTGctcacagagaggtgaagtccaCAAGAGCCCTCTTTCTTCTCCACGGTGAAGGCCTGGGCTCTGCGACCCTCCTCTGACTTGCTGACACTGGAGCATCCTGAAAAGGTGCCTTCCCCCAGGATCCAGTGGCGAGTCTTCAGGAAGCAGCTGCTCAGGACCACCTCAATTTCCTGTGGCTGGCAGCGCAGAGCCACCAATGCCCCGGATAGTTCTGTAGGGGGATAAGAGCCAGGACAGAGCTTCCTGAGGCTCCCGGGGTGATGCCAAGGGCCAGGGGTACTAGTTCTAATCTGGGGGTCCAACCCATAGCCACTCCCTTAAAGAGTTTCCCTCATGGGAGGAAAGACCCCTCTGCCATGATTGCACTGGGGACCCTAATCCCTGGCCTTAGCTGACCCACTCAGAATCTCTTTCCCAGGAACTGAGCCTGAAAGGAGGCAATAAAGCTTGAGAGTTGTAAGGCAGCCCTCTCCTGCCTTGTGGGCTGAGATGCAGGAACAGCCAGTGTTTGGAGAGAGGAACAAAGCAGTTGCGGGTACCGAAGGGGGTGAAGCAAGActaagagaggagagaggggtgaCTCGCTGGCTGCCACCACATCCAGAGTTCCAAGTCCCTGGGGACCCTGGCTGGAGCCTACCCTTGGGCTCCATGAGACACCTTTGTAATAAATTCTCCTGTTTGCCCTTCTCCAACCCATTGGCTTCTGTTACCTGCTTGGCAAGattatttgaggagataataatttgctttgttctttgatttccttcttaTTCCAGCAGGTAACCTGGACCTTGGGGGCTTTGAGGGACCTAAACTGTCTGAGCTCAATAGCTCTTTCTGTCTTGTAAAAGCCTAAACTCCTGAAGAGACAgccgagggagggagggagctcaCTGAGAGTCACGACAGAGAGGATGCATCTTCACGTCCTTTTCAGGACTTCTTAGCTTCACAAGGCAACAAAGTTTGCTTTGTtccatgttttcagttttttaaattaattaattaattatagttAAGCCGATTAGCATGGGTCTTTCTGCCCCTGGCACCACACGGTGCCCTGACACATGTCAGGCACCATGTTTGGGGTGATGAAGGAGAAGCTAATATTTAAGCCTTCTGTTCTTTCTGTGATTGCGCTTTCCACACTTGCTGTTGAATTTGGGATGATCCGCTCACAGTTAGTcatgaaaagtaaaatatcatGGAAATACTAAACATTTCTGGACTTGCTTTATTACTTTGAATTTAAagactttgtttccttttttttaaaaaaaaaaaaaagctccttgATTCTATCTTAGCAGACATGTTCGGTCAGAGGCATGGGCTGCAATATCAGAGCTGGTGCTCTGGAAGTTCCCAAGGGGTCTAGCGGTGAAGACTcttatgcttccactgcagggggtgtgggttggatccctagttggggaattaagatcccacatgctgcatggcatggcaaaaaaaaaaaaaaaaagagtagtcttttttagaaaaatcagaGTTTTATTAAATTGAAGTATTGGGGGGGGAGGTTAGATTTatttccactgtagggggcataTGTTTGGTTCCCAGGACCCAGCTTTAGCCCTGCCAGAGGCTGAGCCTGAGAGGTAGTTGCATTGCTACTCACACAAGAAGATCCTGTGACCTCCACCTTTCTATAATATCGGCTACACTTGTCTTGCCTCAACAAGACTTTTCCCCATTTCCCTGCTTAGCCCTCCAGGCCTCTGCTGGGGTTTTATCTTTGGTAGCTCATCATCTACTCCCCCCAGGAAGGCTTAATCTCAGATCAGTCATTGGaatcctgggggctgggggctgatgACTTGCCCATTCTACCCCTGCTGTAGACCGTAGGTTTGCACCACCAGCCCCAAATCCGTATGTTAAGTCCAAATATCCAATGTGACCTTATTAGGAGGTGGgtcctttgggaggtgattaggtcatgagaagggaatggcaacccactccagtattctggcctggagaagtccatggactgtatagcccatggggtcgcagagagtcggacatgactgagtgactttcacttcacttaggtcACGAAGGgaaagccctcatgaatgggaatGGTGCCCTTACAAAAAGGACCCAagagagctcccttgcccctTCCATCCTGGGAGGGCACACTAAGAGGACAGCTGTCTGACCAGGACGTGGGCCCCACCCAATACCAAAGCTACCCGTGCCTTCATCTCAGACTGTCAGCCTCCAGAAACGtaagaaataagtttctgttgttcatAAGCCAACCTATgcatggtatttttgttatagcagcccaaactaaGACAAATTCACATGTCTAACTACCCTTGCTCTCACTGGAAATCACCTCTGTCCAGGTAGACTCTTTAGGTGTCAATGTCTGACCAAACCTCACTAGCTCTCCCATATCCTTTGGACTTAGCTCCTCTGGGCCTTCACAGAGTTGTGGAGAGTTCTTAGCTGCACTGTCGGGAGTTCCTCAGACTTACCTGAGTGGGCGTAGTAGCTGTTATTGCACATACAACCTCCGCTGTCAGCTAGGTGCTCATCCAAAGCACAGATTTCTGCTCCAGGACTTCTGGGGTGTTTGGGGGACACTTGACTGACTCCAGTCCTGGTAGAGGATTTTGTTGTCCCTGGGGAGATGGGAGTAAGGGTTGTTGAACCAGCAGCTGTTGTCTCGGGTGACGGGGTCGTGGCAGTACCAGCACTGGGGGCTGATTCCGTTGGAGAGGAAGGTGTTTGCGTGACGGTATTGTGATGTCTTTCAGACTTTGTGCTTATCGTGGAGGATGTTGTTAGGGTGGAGGGTGCAGCTGTAGTTACCCCTTCCTGAGCCCCAGGTATGTTTGTTCCAGGAACAGTTGTCTCCAGGGTGGTCATGGTTAGTGAAATGGTGTGAGTAAAGGCACGAGTGGTCACAGGTAAAGATTCTATCGCATCAGTGGTTTTGTCCAATGTTGCTCGGGATGTTGTAGCTGACATCTCAGAGACAGTGGTCGTTATGGACCCTGATGACGTAATGTCAATGCCCGATGTGTTTAAAGCCGTTGGAGTTGTGATCGTGGCTAATTTTGAAGAGTCAGCTGACACTGATGACCCCAGTCCATTGGCTGCAGAGCTTGATGTGAATGGGGCTGCAGCTGGAGGACTCTGGTTCTGTTCCGAGGGGTTTGCTGTTGTGGCCATGCTGGATGAGGCTGTGCTCCTGGATGTCCCTCCCTGGGCCTTCAGTGTGGAAGTCATCACGGAATTTGGCAGTGTCGTGCCCTCGGAGGTGGTGCTGATAACCATACTTAATTTCTCCTCCTGAGTCTCATGTGTTGGGCTTGTCTGCTCAGCGGATCCAGCAGAGCTGCCGGTTGGTGATGAAGTTAGAAGAGCAGCTGGTGTCGCATGTTGCTGGGACTCGGACATTGCTGTCCTCCCAATTGTTGGTGAGGCATTAGATGAAACTGCAGGGCCATCGTCTCTCCCACTGTTGGCTGGGGCTGAAGTTGTGGAGGAGTACTCTGTAGTTCCCAAAGCTGCAGAGTCGTTCATGGAGGATGTTGTAATTGACCCCCGGGTTGTCATAATgcctataaaacaaacaaacaaaaagaaaccaataGACCTGTTTCCTCCACCAATCCAGATGTTCTCACTTTACCAAATATCTTTATTGCAAGATTCAATAAAGTAATATCAACACCAACTATATTATTACTGGCTTGCAACATTTATGTGCCAGTTCTGtgctacttttattttcttgggctccaaaatcactgcagatggtgactgcagccgcgaaattaaaagacacttgctccttggaagaaaagctatgacaaacctagacagcatattaaaaagcagagacatcactttgccaacaaagatctgtattgtcaaagctatggtttttctagtggtcatgtatggatgtgtaagttggaccataaagaaggtagagcgccaaagaattgatgctttcacattgtggtgctggagaggactcttgagagtcccttggacagcaaggagatcaaaccagtcaatcctaaaggaaagcaactctgaatatttgttggaaggatggatgctgaagctgaagctccaatactttggccacctgatgcgaacagccagttcattggaaaagatcctgatgcttggaaagattgagggcaagaggagaagggcatgacagagaatgagatggctggatggcagcactgactcaatggacatgaatttgagcaaagtctgggaaatagtgaaggactggggagcctggcgtgctgcagtccatggggtcgcaaagagtcggccacaacttagtgactgaacaacaactgtgctAATAGATCTGAGCTGACGCATGCCAGGGAGAGCTAATTTAACTAATTCTGGCAACTGTGTCTCATTATACTTAAAGACTATTCCAGAGACAAGAGTCAGCAAAAGGTGgaaatctttgatttctttttattacgTTCATCACCTGTTTATTATTAAAGTAGCTTCTCACATATTTTTActtacatgcatatgtatgaggagaaggcaatggcaccccactccagtactcttgcctggaaaatcccacggatggaggagcctggtaggctgcagtccatgcagtcactaggagttggacacaactgagctacttccctttcacttttcactttcatgcactggagaaggaaatggcaacccactccagtattcttgcctggagaatcccagggacgggggagcctggtgggcttctgtctatggggttgcacagagtcggacacgactgaagcagcttagcagcaggagcagcagcatatgtatgagcatgatctttgatttcttaaTACCTTTTTTGATGTGACTTTCATACTGCATTgaatatgattttaatatttaaagatactttttttttttttgcaacctgACCCCTAATTGAAAGCCAAATGCTTCATTTACTGCAATAGCAGTCAAAGATAGTTTTGACAACCTTCAGTTTTCACCTTGTCTGATTAAGGTGCTGTTCCAATGTGCAAGCCTTGGCACACCGAATCCTCACATCTACCCTGAGGTAAGGACTATTATTTCTATTtaccagatgaagaaactgaggctcagccagGGGAAGGCATCTGTGCAAGGTCGCATGGCCAGGAAGTGGTGGCACTGGATTTGAAACCAGATCCATCAGACTCCAGAGCCCAATATCCTCCCTACTACGCTGCACTGTTTCACAAAAACACAGCTTTATTCTCATGGCTGAGCCAGCTACCCTCTCTAGAGGAAAAGGCCCAAATCAGTTACACTAAGCTGTATCCCTTGGaaacctccctctctctcctgggCGATGGGCAGAAATAGGCCCATCACCTGATGCCCTGTCATCGTAACCTTGGCAGTTGTCAAGGGACTAATTCAGAAAAGAGGTGACCCAGCCTAGGTGATGGGCTTGTCCTTCCCACAGTTGGCTCTGAAGAGGCACTGAAccttctccccaaccccacccacatCTGGCATCTGCTTCTTCCAACCCTCACTTTCTTCTACCCCTGAAGAGAGCTACGGGGTTACAAAAGGACAGGAGTGTTGGCCAGGATGCACAAAAAGAAAAGCTAGGCTCTGGTCCTGGCTCTGTTACTAACATGCTGTGTAATATTGGGGAAGACCACACCTCTCTCAATCCTTGCACATCCCACTAGCACAGTGAGGGACTTGGACTTAGTATCGCAAGACCTCTCAAAACCCTAGTGATCCATAGGTCTGTTTGCAGCAAAATTCCAAgctgaaatgaagagagatccTGCTACGGGGgtcttgagtttttattttcaggGACAGATGTTTCCACTGGATctggttttatgtttttttccatgTGGTTAACCAGTTGTCTCTACCCACTTTGGAGAAGTCTGTCCTTTCCCTACCTGTTTGTCAGGCTACCTGTTGTTGTGCATCGAGACTGATTTCCCTGCTCTCTCATTCCCTTGGTTCACTTGTCTATTGCTGCGACACCTCATTATCTTACTGTTACTTTAACATAAGTCTCAGTATCAGGTAGAGCGAGTCTCCCATCTTGCTCTTCAAAGGTACCTTGGCTACTGTTGGCCTTTTATTCTCCCTCATAAGTACTGGAATCTACATATCagcttttgcaaaaaaaaaaaaaaaaaacaaaacaaaacaacaaacccattgtgattttgattggAAGTGTGTTGCAATTAGAGGTTTGCTAAGAATTTACATGTTTATGACATGGAGGCCTCCTGCCCATAGAAGCTCCTTTGAGAAGCAATGGAACCTGGCCTGGACTCCAAAGTCAGACCTGGGACAGATTCCTAGCACTGTGGTGAGCAGACAAACCACTTCACATCTccgagtctcagtttcctcaactgtaaaacagCAGGGATAAGAATGCCTACTTCAGGCActcataaagattaaatgagacaatacatAGGAGGCACTTGGCACAGTGCTGAGCATACAGTAGTTGCTCAGTAAGCAGAACCTGCTGCTGGTAATGATTTCCCCTTCTGTGCCTCTCACCAAAACTGGTATCTGCTTCCTGGGTATTATTTTGCCAAGGAAACACCCGGTCTTGGAAAAAGTTGTGACTCGGGGGATTAATGGCACATGCAGCTTCCTGACAGCTCCCCATACCTTCCCCCGTGCTGCCCCATGAACTCAGGATCCAGGGCTGCACTCCTCCGCTGGGCTCAGTGAGACACTGCGGGGGGCAGTTGGAGTAGGGCAGGGGAGGGCAGCAGGGGTCCAAGCCCCTGCATGGGCCCTCAGTTCTAGACCAGATTGAGAGGGAACTAACCTACTGAAGCCCCTAGCTACTGGCCCAACGCAGATGGAAAGGACAGACAGAAAAGGGGAGACGGCTGAGATGACAGATGAAATGGAAGTAGACGAGGATAACATCTTGAATGAGGATGGGCAGGCAAAGCCAGGAGCTCTTTGGAGGTCATCCCATCATgttcctgccctgccccccaaGCTCATGGGTGCCCTAAGCCTTCAGATCATTTAGGGGTGGGTTGGAGATGGCTATGCTCACATTTCTTCCTAGGGACAGACACTAACCCACCTTCCACCACCAGCTTCCCCTCCCCAGTGAGCCAGAAGACAGGCTGTGAGAGCCTCCAGAGAAGGATGGATGGAAAGGGTGTGTGTGGATACTCACCAGGAAGATGGAGGGCTCCGTCCCCAATtaataacaacagcagcagcaaaagccACTGTCCGCCCATCGTTCTGCTGGTTGATAGTCCCGGAGGTCACTGGCAAGGAGTCCTGGTCCAAACCGAGGCACAGACAGCAGCTCCAAGACAGTGAGGAACTGCTGGCGCTGGTGCCACCTCCCACCTGCCTGCTGAGGGTCCCACCCCTGCCCTAGTGGTCCAGACTCCTTCCCAGCAGGTCCCAGGGGGCTTTTCAGGGCTGGCAGCCATGCCGATAGGAGGGAATGAAGGGTGGAGTTTCCCATCAGCTGCAATCAGTGGGCCTCTGGGGATTCCCATTCCAACTGGTGACTGTCCCCAAGGCCCTAATTGTCAGGGTACGCTGAACAGCTGGGCAGAACTCTGGGCCTTGTAGCCTTTCTCTCACATAACAGCAGGGAACCTGAGTCTCAGTCACATGGCTGATCTCATCAACTCCCAACTCCAAGGAGTTGAGCTCTGGCCATTTGATTTTAGAGCTGGCATTCAATCTTATCCTCTCCTGATTGCACTGAGGGTCAAAGTGAGGCCTGGTGACTTGCCCAAGAATGAGAGTCCATCAAGGCAGCTCTTCATAGTGTCCTCCACCGCCACAGCTTTGTCAGACTGCATTGCCTAGCTCAGGGACCTGCTGTGGCTCTCAGTGGTCTTACTGTGAAGGTCCCAAAGAGGTCTCACAGGTCCCAAGTTCTCTACCAGACTCCATTCACCTGACCCTCAAATTCTTCCTGCTGCCTTCCAGGAAGCTTCCATGCTCTTCTCCTCCAAAGAGCCTGCCAGGACTCACATTTCATTCTCCATTGACCCAAAGTGGAGTTTCCTGTACCTGCATGACTTGGTCAGTGGTGACCCCATGAGACTAGAGCTCTCCAGAATGAGGACCAGTGTTTTATACcttcagacagagagagagggtaGGTGTTTCCATCAGAGAGGCACTCCCAACCCTGAATACCAGACTTTCACCCCCCAAATTTAGGACCCTAAGGCAGGAATTATCTCTCTACCATTAAGTCAAAATTTTTCAGGCTGTAGATTCTCTCTCCCATTAGACTGGAAGCTCTGGGGGACAGTCAGTTACTCCCCCATCCGGCAAAAGAGGCTTTTGAGGGGGCAAGGCTGCCCCCAAAGGTTTGGAGGTCTACCAGTCAGACACATTGATCCCAACACAAAACTTTATTGTTGATACACGATACCTGGCCCCGCCGGCCTCATCTTTCTCCTCTTGGTACTTGGGCCCACTCAGACCCCATGTAGTTCTGGTCTAGCAGGGGACCAGGGATGCCCATCCTGAGGGCAAATCCTGGCTGCCTTGGCCAGCAGCCCCTCGTGGGCTCATCCTTGCTGTAAGGCTCCCACTCTCATCCACCATCCTTCTCCATCCATGCTCCTCTGGACCTGGGGCTCACAGGCCCAAGTCCTAGAGACACCGCCCCCTTCCATCCCTAGGCATCTGCCCAGGTGTAAGGCAGAGGATGGGCTCAGGCCAGGATGCGCCACACcatgccagcaatgcaggaagacGCAGCGGCTGGGTGTGTGCTCATGCCCATTGGCTCCTGTACTGCCCTCTCAGCTGCTGGCCTTTCGTTTGTTAATATTTGTGTTGGATTCCTGAACCTGCAAACCAAGAGGTCTTCTTGTCAATCCGCCACCCCTGACATGGCAGACGCCCCCTGACTCCCCTCCTGCAGCTCAACAGCGGCTCATCCAGgcttaccagggaagtcctccccatCTAACTCTTGGTCTCCTCTCTGACCATGGAGCTCTCCTCTCAGGCCATAGCACCCACAAGGCTCCCAGGTCAGATGGGAtgggaagcagagaaggaaatgaaatgtgTGGGAATGTGCTTTgttctatggggcttcccaggtggtgccaggggcaaagaacccacctgccaatgcaggagacatgggtttgatccctggttcaggaagatcccctggaagggggcaTGGCCTTTTTCTCCCTAGAATTTTCCTCCCTCAGGAGGCTGCTCCTCTTACGTACCTGACAGGACCTGGGGGGGGGGTCCTATACCCCCCGTGGTGGACCTAAGCATCTGCCACTAAGCAGGAACTGAGCCGCTCAAGTCCCCTTAAGAGGAAGCTTGAGGGTGCTGAAGGCCAAGATGGCTCAGTGTGCAGAGCCCTACAGGAGGGGCAGGGCCTCCCAGAAAAGCTGGAATCTAACCAGATGGGCAGTGACTGCTGGGGTGCCTGGGAGTCTAGGGAGGTGGGCCAGACCTTGAAAAAGTCAGAAACCTTGACCAAGGGGGTGGTGGCTGGGCTGGGTAAGCACTGATTGGGTAGGAGAGGGAAGCTGAGAAGCTGCACCCTTTTCCTGTTGACGAGCGCAGTGATCAAGTCTTGCTCGCGAGTCATCTCACGGATGTCCACAGAGGACCTGCTCTCCAAGGACATGTTCCATGACAAGTGCCTCTgcatcagctcctcctcctgctcctggttGAAGCGGATGGAGCGGACCTCGTCCACTATCCTGAAGGTGGAAGGGTGAGTGTGTTCcgagggagggggttgggggggcagcCCTTCCATCTCTttcctggggtccagccccatGCACCCTCCCCACCTTGACTCTGATAAAGACCCAGGCCAAGGCTCAAGGCCCTTTGTGAGATTACAAGATGTATATCCTGCAGACAGGCTGGGGGGGagcctgggcaagtcacttaaccgcTCTGGGTCCCAGGGTCCCCATTATCAATAAGGGCATGAGGCCAGAAGAATCTGAGGGTCCACAgagccctgcctcctgagactcTGGGGTTCCCCCCAGTACCCGCCCTACGTGTTGAGCTCAGCGCGGATCTCCTTGTATTGCATCAGGTTCTCCTGTATCGCCTCGAGCACCAGGCAAAAGTTGTCGCATGTTCTTTCGGAGAGGTTTGCCAGGGAGCCCCCCATAAATGGCTCCTGGGGGACGCCAGACATCTCCGAACGGGCGACTGCACAGTGCACCAGCGGCAGCTTGTTATTCCCATTTCCCTTCCTGTCGTCTACCTGGGGAAGGGAGAACGGAGAGGGAAGGATAGCTTAGCCGGCACCCCCTCCCCTGGCGCCTTCCTGCTTGACTTCAGGGGAGATGAGTCTCAGGACGCCAGGGTTCTCACGCCCCTCGTTTCAGCTCCAACCAGTCTTAGCCTCCCTCCTTTACTGTGGGAGCCCAACTTGAAATGCAGAAGTTTGTCCCTCACCTCTGAAAATTCTCACCCCTTTTCACAACTTAGTGCTTCCCCTACCTCCTGATAAATCCTACCCAGCAAACTTCTGAACCCTAACTGCTCTCAGGCCACAGGCCACAGCCCTCAGCACTTTACACAGTACTCCCCACCTTTCGGAAGCTCTACCCCCGGATGAGTAATACTATAGCTAATGCTCATCGAGTTCTTACTATGTGTCAAGTACTGTTCATTGACCCATGAAATCCTCATAATAGCCCTATGAAGTAAACAGAATTATTATCActtccattttatagaaaaagatattGAGGTTTAGATTGATTTAAATGCCCTAAGGTCACCCAGCTGCTCACTTTCAAGTTGTCACAGAGAAAGATACCAAGGAACTCCACACGCTCAGAAGCCCCCGTTGGTGAACTGGCACTCAAAGTGGGGATTGCTGCCTTCAGGCCTCAGGCTTGGCTTTCTTTAGGCCCTCGAgtgtgtgagcacacacacacacacacacacacacacacactctcaagTTAGCACTCATACACTGTCCCCTTCCCCCCTCTGCCCTCCCTATCTCACTCACCTCACTGAAGGCTATTTGATGCTGCTGCCCCTGTTCTGCCTTCATCATTTGCTCCAGATTGGTGGTCACCACGACGACCAACAGGTTGATGCCAATGAAGGCACCGATGGTGATGAAGATGGCAAAGTAGATGGCGCCCCCAATCTCCACTCCGTACGCCCCTGTCTCCATCCTGGAGATGGCAGTCAGGGGCCCTATCACCTCCCTGGccctttgggcctcagtttctcctcatCTACGAGATGGAGAAATTATCTCAAAGCCTACTGGGACTTCTGCCGCCTCACTGCTGCTGTGCAGATCTAAGGCCCGACTCCTGATTGTCCCCACAGCTGCTCTTGAAGGAGCACCCGCTGCTCTGCCAGACAGTGGGCCGCCCTCAAGCCAGCCCTGCAAGGTGAGCATTCATACACCAGCATTATCAAATTTAATCTATTGGCTGTACTTTTATCATGTTATTCTTATTATAACTCAGGTTTGTTATAGAAAAATCAGAGGgaaaatatataggaaaaaaaatcccaccacTGTTAATACCTATTGCAAACCTCCCATAAAACATTTTCCCAAATAATAGCTTTTGCTCTCTTgctacacgtgtgtgtgtgtgtgtgtgcacacaacgTCAGTCTCTACTAATCCTCAGAGCAACCCATGACATGGCTACACGTCGTATTATGATCTCCAGTTggcacatgaggaaactgaggctcagacggTTGCATGGCTAGAACAGTGGCACAAAGACTCAAAAGCCCAGGCCACCTTCATTTCACATTCCATGACTTGTCCACTGCCTATAACGTAATGGGTAACGAGGGTAGAAGCCCCTTTACCAACTGGGCTTCTACTCTCACACGAGGAagataaaaggaaatcagtcagtgGGACCCAGCCCCTAAAATGGCCTGGAACAAGTAGGATTTGGGCTAAATGGAAAGAGGCAAAGAACAGAACCCAGGCAGCCCTGTGCGGCCAAACATGACCTTGGACAGTGGgtctcaaaatgaataaaatgagacCTTACGTTCCCAGGAGTTGAGGCAGTCTGGTGGGCTCCCGTGCGGACAGGGAGCTGCCTTGGGACCCTAGGTGCAACCACAGACCTGCTGCCCGGCCCAAGGCCAAGCTGCCCAACTGCTGAGCATGAAgggagactgcagtccatgaacAAGACTGCAGCGGGACTTTGAATACATGGAGTTTCATAGGGACAAGGCT carries:
- the CATSPER4 gene encoding cation channel sperm-associated protein 4 isoform X6 encodes the protein MVSGFSGSAVAITYTLRALCLLHVCMAVEPLARIIRVILQSVPDMANIMVLILFFMLVFSVFGVTLFGVFVPMHFQNMQVALYTLFICITQDGWVDIYSDFQMETGAYGVEIGGAIYFAIFITIGAFIGINLLVVVVTTNLEQMMKAEQGQQHQIAFSEVDDRKGNGNNKLPLVHCAVARSEMSGVPQEPFMGGSLANLSERTCDNFCLVLEAIQENLMQYKEIRAELNTIVDEVRSIRFNQEQEEELMQRHLSWNMSLESRSSVDIREMTREQDLITALVNRKRVQLLSFPLLPNQCLPSPATTPLVKVSDFFKVWPTSLDSQAPQQSLPIWLDSSFSGRPCPSCRALHTEPSWPSAPSSFLLRGLERLSSCLVADA
- the CATSPER4 gene encoding cation channel sperm-associated protein 4 isoform X2, coding for MGPLLTLAESCSRALPARGASAHQPPRHHQQKGCLGHAGVHHAHVCQAASPTPGLQGAAGRAAGGQRHHHRSPHQLHAWPDDIVLTTLICELLLGWLNGFWIFWKDGWNILNFLIIFILLLGFFVNELSAVAITYTLRALCLLHVCMAVEPLARIIRVILQSVPDMANIMVLILFFMLVFSVFGVTLFGVFVPMHFQNMQVALYTLFICITQDGWVDIYSDFQMETGAYGVEIGGAIYFAIFITIGAFIGINLLVVVVTTNLEQMMKAEQGQQHQIAFSEVDDRKGNGNNKLPLVHCAVARSEMSGVPQEPFMGGSLANLSERTCDNFCLVLEAIQENLMQYKEIRAELNTIVDEVRSIRFNQEQEEELMQRHLSWNMSLESRSSVDIREMTREQDLITALVNRKRVQLLSFPLLPNQCLPSPATTPLVKVSDFFKVWPTSLDSQAPQQSLPIWLDSSFSGRPCPSCRALHTEPSWPSAPSSFLLRGLERLSSCLVADA
- the CATSPER4 gene encoding cation channel sperm-associated protein 4 isoform X1, coding for MADNQRSWWQQWTDTTYIKPLNRLRAAQEPYRREEQVLINRRDITSRKDAWDMQEFITRMYVKQLLRHPASKVLLAVLLVVNAITIALRTNSMLGQKHYELFSTIDDIVLTTLICELLLGWLNGFWIFWKDGWNILNFLIIFILLLGFFVNELSAVAITYTLRALCLLHVCMAVEPLARIIRVILQSVPDMANIMVLILFFMLVFSVFGVTLFGVFVPMHFQNMQVALYTLFICITQDGWVDIYSDFQMETGAYGVEIGGAIYFAIFITIGAFIGINLLVVVVTTNLEQMMKAEQGQQHQIAFSEVDDRKGNGNNKLPLVHCAVARSEMSGVPQEPFMGGSLANLSERTCDNFCLVLEAIQENLMQYKEIRAELNTIVDEVRSIRFNQEQEEELMQRHLSWNMSLESRSSVDIREMTREQDLITALVNRKRVQLLSFPLLPNQCLPSPATTPLVKVSDFFKVWPTSLDSQAPQQSLPIWLDSSFSGRPCPSCRALHTEPSWPSAPSSFLLRGLERLSSCLVADA
- the CATSPER4 gene encoding cation channel sperm-associated protein 4 isoform X5 encodes the protein MGPLLTLAESCSRALPARGASAHQPPRHHQQKGCLGHAGVHHAHVCQAASPTPGLQGAAGRAAGGQRHHHRSPHQLHAWPDDIVLTTLICELLLGWLNGFWIFWKCRRYHLHPQVFSVFGVTLFGVFVPMHFQNMQVALYTLFICITQDGWVDIYSDFQMETGAYGVEIGGAIYFAIFITIGAFIGINLLVVVVTTNLEQMMKAEQGQQHQIAFSEVDDRKGNGNNKLPLVHCAVARSEMSGVPQEPFMGGSLANLSERTCDNFCLVLEAIQENLMQYKEIRAELNTIVDEVRSIRFNQEQEEELMQRHLSWNMSLESRSSVDIREMTREQDLITALVNRKRVQLLSFPLLPNQCLPSPATTPLVKVSDFFKVWPTSLDSQAPQQSLPIWLDSSFSGRPCPSCRALHTEPSWPSAPSSFLLRGLERLSSCLVADA